In one window of Neofelis nebulosa isolate mNeoNeb1 chromosome 15, mNeoNeb1.pri, whole genome shotgun sequence DNA:
- the GPATCH2 gene encoding G patch domain-containing protein 2 isoform X4 yields MFGAAGRQPIGAPAAGNSWHFSRTMEELVHDLVSALEESSEQARGGFAETGDHSRSISCPLKRQARKRRGRKRRSYNVHHPWETGHCLSEGSDSSLEEPSKDYRENHNNNKKDHSDSDDQMLVAKRRPSSNLNNNVRGKRPLWHESDFAVDNLGNRTLRRRRKVKRMAVDLPQDISNKRTMTQPLEGCRDQDMDSDRAYQYQEFTKNKVKKRKLKIIRQGPKIQDEGVVLESEEISQTSKDKMDYEEQKVSDELMSESDSSSLSSTDAGLFTNDEGRQGDDEQSDWFYEKESGGACGITGVVPWWEKEDPTELDKNLPDPVFESILTGSFPLMSHPGRRGFQARLSRLHGLPSKNIKKSGGTTTSMATNWTSEIPL; encoded by the exons ATGTTCGGGGCCGCCGGGCGCCAACCGATCGGAGCTCCAGCCGCCGGGAACAGCTG gcATTTCAGTCGAACCATGGAAGAACTGGTTCATGATCTTGTCTCAGCATTGGAGGAGAGCTCAGAGCAAGCTCGAGGTGGATTTGCTGAAACAGGAGATCATTCTCGAAGTATTTCTTGCCCTCTGAAACGCCAGgcaaggaaaaggagagggagaaaacgGAGATCATATAATGTTCACCACCCATGGGAGACTGGTCACTGCTTAAGTGAAGGCTCTGATTCTAGTTTAGAGGAACCAAGCAAGGACTATAGagagaatcacaataataataaaaaagatcacAGTGACTCTGATGACCAAATGTTAGTGGCTAAGCGCAGGCCATCATCAAACTTAAATAATAATGTACGAGGAAAAAGACCTCTGTGGCACGAATCTGACTTTGCCGTGGACAACCTTGGGAACAGAACTCTGCGCAGAAGGAGAAAGGTAAAACGCATGGCCGTGGACCTCCCACAGGACATCTCTAACAAACGGACAATGACCCAGCCCCTTGAAGGTTGTAGAGATCAGGACATGGACAGTGATAGAGCTTACCAATATCAAGAGTTTACCAAGAACAAagtcaaaaaaaggaaattgaaaataattagaCAAGGACCAAAAATCCAAGATGAAGGAGTAGTTTTAGAAAGTGAGGAAATAAGCCAGACCAGTAAGGACAAAATGGACTACGAAGAGCAAAAAGTCTCAGACGAACTCATGAGTGAAAG TGATTCCAGCAGTCTCAGCAGCACCGATGCTGGTTTATTTACCAATGATGAGGGAAGGCAAG GTGACGATGAGCAGAGTGACTGGTTTTATGAGAAGGAATCAGGTGGAGCATGTGGCATCACTGGGGTCGTGCCCTGGTGGGAAAAGGAAGATCCTACCGAGCTAGACAAAAATTTACCAGATCCTGTCTTTGAAAGTATCTTAACTGGTTCTTTCCCTCTTATGTCACATCCGGGAAGAAGAG GTTTCCAAGCTAGACTCAGTCGCCTTCATGGACTGCCTtccaagaacattaaaaaatcaggAGGGACCACAACTTCAATG GCTACAAACTGGACCAGTGAGATTCCCCTATAA